In Mercurialis annua linkage group LG6, ddMerAnnu1.2, whole genome shotgun sequence, the following are encoded in one genomic region:
- the LOC126685966 gene encoding auxin-induced protein 22D-like, which translates to MAYEGDLNLKATELRLGLPGRDEPEQKQRGIKRASPEISENSRAKSSVENNEEEDCEPPAKAQVVGWPPIRSYRKNCFQTKKSEVEGGGMYVKVSVDGAPYLRKIDLKMYKSYPELLMALENMFKLKIGEYSEREGYNGSDYSPTYEDKDGDWMLVGDVPWGMFICSCKRLRIMKGSEGREDRLSCL; encoded by the exons ATGGCATATGAAGGAGATCTAAATCTAAAGGCAACTGAGCTCAGATTAGGGTTGCCGGGAAGAGATGAGCCTGAACAGAAACAAAGAGGAATTAAAAGAGCTTCACCGGAAATTTCAGAAAATTCTAGGGCTAAAAGCAGTGTTGAAAATAATGAAGAAGAGGATTGTGAACCTCCGGCCAA ggCACAAGTAGTGGGATGGCCTCCGATCAGATCTTACCGGAAAAACTGTTTTCAGACGAAGAAAAGTGAGGTCGAAGGTGGTGGTATGTACGTAAAAGTGAGCGTGGACGGAGCTCCCTATCTAAGAAAGATTGACCTTAAGATGTATAAGAGCTATCCTGAGCTACTCATGGCATTAGAGAACATGTTCAAGCTCAAAATTG GTGAGTACTCAGAAAGAGAAGGGTACAATGGATCTGATTATTCTCCAACTTATGAAGACAAAGATGGTGATTGGATGCTTGTTGGAGATGTTCCATGGGG AATGTTTATTTGCTCATGCAAGAGGCTAAGGATTATGAAAGGATCAGAAGGTAGAGAGGATCGATTGAGCTGTTTATAG